A stretch of the Acidobacteriota bacterium genome encodes the following:
- a CDS encoding response regulator transcription factor, translating into MTILIVEDNPLMREMIRETISEFADVIAECEDGDEAFAAYQANLPNWVLMDIQMPRVDGFTASRQIRAAYPDAQICIVTDYGDARMRTLATEAGATAFVLKENLEELRALLGQAKGKPR; encoded by the coding sequence ATGACAATCCTGATTGTGGAAGACAACCCTTTGATGCGCGAAATGATTCGGGAAACGATAAGCGAATTTGCGGATGTGATCGCCGAGTGTGAAGACGGCGACGAAGCCTTCGCCGCGTATCAAGCCAATCTTCCCAATTGGGTCTTAATGGATATTCAAATGCCGCGCGTGGATGGGTTCACGGCGAGCCGCCAAATCAGAGCCGCTTACCCTGATGCGCAAATTTGCATTGTTACTGATTACGGTGATGCGCGGATGCGCACTCTCGCCACGGAAGCCGGAGCGACAGCATTCGTCCTGAAAGAAAACCTGGAAGAGTTGAGAGCATTGCTTGGCCAAGCTAAGGGCAAGCCTCGTTAG
- a CDS encoding four helix bundle protein, with product MRDEKDNSSGARSGDEKKNDLKKRLKEYALRIIRLYEALPKTGAVHVITHQLLRSGTSPGAQYREACRAKSDADFISKIEGALQELEESDYWLELLIQGGYETERKLKPLCDETNELIAIFVSIVLKIKARKKRMRGEE from the coding sequence ATGAGAGATGAAAAGGACAACAGCTCTGGCGCGAGATCAGGTGACGAAAAAAAGAATGACCTAAAGAAGCGGCTGAAAGAGTATGCGTTACGAATTATTCGCCTTTACGAAGCCTTGCCTAAGACTGGCGCTGTTCACGTGATTACGCACCAGCTTTTACGTTCGGGCACATCACCCGGAGCACAATATCGCGAGGCCTGCCGTGCAAAATCGGATGCGGATTTCATCAGCAAAATCGAAGGCGCTCTGCAGGAACTGGAAGAAAGCGATTATTGGCTGGAGCTTTTGATCCAAGGCGGTTACGAAACTGAGAGAAAACTGAAGCCACTATGCGACGAGACAAATGAACTCATCGCCATTTTTGTCAGCATCGTCCTTAAAATCAAAGCCAGGAAGAAAAGGATGAGGGGTGAAGAATGA
- a CDS encoding response regulator transcription factor: MNPDTIKIFIADDHPIFRSGLRQLIETAPQMAVIGEAKDGAEAMERLLAVPADVALLDIDMPKADGFEVLTTLREKGLSLQFVFLTMHKDEQFLNAALDLGVKGFLVKDSAAEEVIDCINAVVTGKEFISPQLTSLLLKRLRHAQENPARGSLLEQLTPTERKVLKLIAQFKTSKEIAAELFMGVRTVEQHRLNISEKFNLKGRHALVKFVTENIERMRDKG, from the coding sequence ATGAATCCTGACACCATCAAAATCTTCATCGCAGACGACCATCCGATTTTTCGCAGCGGCTTGCGCCAATTGATCGAAACCGCGCCGCAAATGGCGGTTATCGGCGAAGCCAAAGACGGCGCGGAAGCGATGGAACGATTGCTGGCGGTGCCCGCTGATGTCGCTTTACTGGACATTGATATGCCCAAGGCGGATGGCTTTGAAGTGCTCACCACCCTACGCGAAAAAGGCCTGAGCTTGCAGTTTGTCTTTCTGACAATGCACAAAGACGAACAGTTTTTGAACGCCGCGCTCGACTTGGGCGTGAAAGGCTTTCTGGTCAAAGACAGCGCTGCCGAAGAAGTGATTGATTGCATCAATGCCGTCGTGACTGGGAAGGAATTCATCAGCCCGCAATTAACCAGCCTGCTGCTCAAACGGTTACGCCATGCACAGGAAAATCCCGCCCGTGGCTCTTTGCTCGAACAACTGACACCCACCGAACGCAAAGTGCTGAAGCTCATCGCTCAGTTCAAAACCAGCAAAGAAATCGCCGCCGAACTTTTCATGGGTGTGCGCACCGTCGAACAGCATCGCCTGAACATCAGCGAAAAATTCAACCTCAAAGGTCGCCATGCCCTGGTGAAATTTGTTACTGAGAACATAGAAAGGATGAGGGATAAAGGATGA